The genome window ACGACGCGCTGACTGCTCGAACAACTCGGTATCGTCGAACTCCCGCGACGACCTGATCGCTCGGAGTGAACCGAACCCGAGCAAACGAACCCCTTTTGGGCGAACCGTCCCAACCCGAAGCCAATGAACGTACTCGTCGTCGGGGCGGGCGCGATGGGTCGCTGGTTCGCCGAGTCGATACCGGCCGACCTCGCGTTCGCGACGCGGAGCCGAGGGTGGCGGAGGACGCCGCGAAGGCGGTCGGTGGGCGAGCGGTCGCGCTGGACACCGACGAAACCTTCGACGCTGTCTGTCTCGCCGTCCCGATACCCGCAGTCGCGGAAGCAATTGTTGACCACGCACCGAAGGCCAAGCGGGCCATCATCGACGTGACGGGCATCATGGCCACCCCGCTCGACGCGATGGCCGAACACGCACCGGCGTTGGAACGGGTGAGCCTCCACCCGCTCTTCGGTGCCGACACCGCGCCGGGGAACGTCGCGGTCGTGACCGACGAATCCGGGTCGGTCACCGACACCCTCCTCGCGGCCATCGACTCCCGCGGAAACACGCTGGTCGAGACGACGGCGGCGGAACACGACGACGCGATGACGACGGTGCAGGCGGGGACGCACGCGGCCATCCTCGCGTTCGCGCTGTCGGCGAATTCGGTTCCCGATGGTCTTCGGACGCCCGTCTACGACGAGTTGTCCGCCCTGGCGGACCACGTCACCGACGGGGAATCGCGCGTCTACGCCGACATTCAGGCCAGCTTCGACGGCGCGACGGACGTGGCGAACGCCGCCGAGCGACTGGCCGACGCCGACCCGGCCGAGTTCGAGCGCCTATATCGGGAAGCGGCGAAGCTCCGCGACGGCAGACGGATCGAGGGAGCGAGACGGAGGCCGACGAATGAACCCGGACCAGCGCGAGCAGGTGCTCTCGAATGCCAAGTACCTCCAAGACGTGCGACCCGTGGACCCGGACGAGATCGCGGAGTACGTCGAAGGCACGCCCCATCCGGCGGTCGTTCGGCAGGTGCTCCGTGAGGAGTTGGAACCGCTCGGGTTCGTGGAGCGCGAGGACGGCACCTTCGAACCCGCCTCGGACGACCCGGTTCGTCCGGAGTTTCGTGGCGTCGAATCGTTCCCCGAGACGTACGGCAGAAAACTGGAGGACCTGTTGGTCGCGGAGTTCGGTGCGGGCTGGCCGGACGGTGAGTCGGGCGACGAACTGCGGCGGACGATTCAGCGCCTCAAGGAGGACTACTTCGCGCAAAACCCGGTCGAGTACGATTATCGCGTCGCGCTCGGCTACGCCATCTACCACCTGCCGGACTACTACGCCGTGGCGCAGTACGTCCTCTCGGAACTCGCGGGACGAGGGTTGTTGCCCGGAAAACTGCGCGTGCTTGACGTCGGCGCTGGCGTCGGCGGTCCGGCGCTCGGCCTGCACGATTTCCTCCCGTCCGAGACGTTCGTGGAGTACCACGCCGTCGAACCGAGCGAGGCCGCAGAGGTCCTCTCGGCGATGCTGGAGGAGACGGGGGAGAACTTCCACCCGACGGTGCACCGCGAGACGGCGGAGGCGTTCGAACCCCCGGAAGGGAGCTTCGACCTCGTCCTGTTCGGCAACGTGCTGAGCGAACTCGACGACCCGGAAGCGGTCGTCCGGAAGTATCTGGATTTCCTCGCGCCGGACGGGGCGATGGTCGCCATCGCCCCGGCGGACAAGAACGCCAGTATCGGTCTCCGAGAAGTCGAGCGGAGCGTTTCCGACCGAACGACGGTGTTCTCGCCGACGCTGCGCCTGTGGTCCGGCGAGGAGCCGAGCGACGACTGCTGGTCGTTCGACGTGAAACCCGAGTTGGCGGTGCCGCCGTTTCAGCGGCGGCTGGACGGCGGAAGCAGCGGAACTGGGACGGAAGACGAACCGGCGAGCACGGCGGATGCGGCGAGTGCAGCGGACGGAACGAACGCGACGACCACGACGGACGTCTCGAACCGGGACGGCATCGACGCCAGCGAGTACGAGTTCGACGCGGACCCGGACGAAGACACGGATTCGCGCGCCGCCGACGTGAGTTCGCGCGGCATCGACGCGAGCGGGTACGACGTGGACGGGGCCAAGAGCTCTGGCGACGGCGACGGGTCGGAAAGCGGACCCGACGCCACCGAGGACGGACTCGATGCGGATGCGTACGAATCGAACGGGGTACGGGAAACCGAGTCGGACTCGTCGCCGAAGGTAGTGACGGCCGACGAACTCGACAGCGACGGCGAGTTCGTCAACGTGGACGTGCAGTACTCACACGTCATCCTGCGAACCGACGACGTCAGGCGGCGGGAGTTCACGTCGAACCGGTCGGTGTCCGCGAAGATGGCCGAAATGGACCGACACGTCACCGAGCGGGTGAACCTCGTGGCGGTGAAGCTCAGCCACTCGCTGTCGGAGGAGGGGGAAAATCCGGTGTTCAAAGTGAGCGACGGAAGCGAGTCGGTCGGGAACTTCGCCGTGGTAACGAGGGAGACGTCGCTCAATCGAACGCTTCGTGAAGCGGCCTACGGTAGCCTTCTCGCCTTCGAGGACGTGCTAGTGCTCTGGAACGATGACGAAAAATCGTACAACCTCGTCGTGGACGAGCGGACGGTCGTGGACCGCCGCTAGTTCGCTTCCACGCACTCCCGAACGAAGTTGTAATACGAGCCGAACTTACCCTCGTCGTTCGGCGACAGCGGTATCCCGTTTTCTGCTAGCAGTTCCACCGTCTTCCGTGGCTCGCACTCGAACCAGATCGACAGCACGTCAACGTTGTGTTGCGCGTACTCGTAGTTGAGTTCGAGTGTGTGAGCGTCTGTGACATTTCCCTCCGCCATGTCCGTTTGGATACTGTGAGTGTCAGAGCATAAATCCATGTGGTTCGTTAACCATCAATACTGTATTATAATATCTCATAAATGCGCCAGTACTAACGAGACACGACAGTAGAGCAAATGATTCCCCGGGTATCGTGGGGTCGTTCGGTGTGGATACGTTCAGTTATCAGATTTCGAAGATCAAAAACCCTCCCTCGCCACAGTCGTTTCTCCGACGGTTCTGTCCTCTTTTTCCGACGGTTCCGTCCTGATCGACGGCGGTCTCACTGCGGCCGAGCGGAGTACTTTTGCGTTCCCGTTCCTACCACCACTTCATGGGCGATTCGCTGGAGATTCTTCTGACGAACGACGACGGCATCGACAGTCCCGGTATCCGCGCGTTGTACGAGAGCCTACAGGAGGTCGGAAACGTGACCACCGTCGCACCCGCGACGGACCAGAGCGCGGTCGGGCGGGCGATGTCCTACGAGGTCGAAGTCGAGGAGCACGAAATCGGCTACGCGATCACGGGAACCCCGACCGACTGCGTGGTCGCCGGATTGACCGAAATCGGGCCGTACCCCGACCTCGTCGTTTCGGGATGTAACAACGGGGCGAACCTCGGGGCCTACGTCCTCGGGCGTTCCGGCACCGTCAGCGCCGCAGTCGAGGCCGCCTTCTTCGACGTGCCGTCCATCGCCGTCTCGCTTCACGTTCCCAACGACCTCTGGCCCTACGATACGAGCATCGAGGAGTACGACGTGGCGGCCGACGCCGCGACCTATCTCGCCGAACATGCGCTCGAATCCGGCGTGTTCGAAGGGGCGGAGTACCTGAACGTCAACGCACCCATGCCGAACGGCGAGTCGGTCCCGATGGAAGTCACGCGACCGTCGCACGTCTACGACATGGACACGACCAACGAGGCGGGCGTCATTACGCTCCACGACCGGACGTGGGAGCAGATGAACGACGAGACGCTCCCCGACGCCGAAGGAACCGACCGCCGTGCAGTGTTCGAGGGGAAAGTCAGCGTCTCTCCACTGACCGCACCGCACACGACGCATCGACACGAATCGCTAGACGAGTTGGTGACGGAGTACCGTTTCTAGCGCCACCGTTTTACCCGCAGAAGCCTAATTTGGCATGATGAGCGGGGGGTGAGAATACCGTGAGTCGTACCGATATCGATCAACTCGCACTCGACATACTCCCGGTGAACGTCGCGGTTCTCGACGGGGATGGCACGATCATCGCCACGAACGAGGCGTGGGAGGAGTTCGGCCGAGGAAACGGTCTCACGGACACGACGCTCGACGTCAACTATCTCGACGTGTGTGACGTGGCCGACGACCGGACCGCAGACGAGGTAGCGGCAGGTATCCGTGCCATCCTGGCGGGTGACCGATCCGAGTTCAGCCTCGAATATCCGTGCCATTCGCCCGACGAACGCCGGTGGTTCGTGATGCGCGCCGTCGACGTGACCGAGGGCGAGGACACGTACGTCGTGGTCGCTCACATGAACGTGACCGAGCGCCACGAACGGGAGTCGGAAGTCGAACGCTACGAGATGATCGTCCGCAACGTTCCCGTGATCTTCTTCGTCATCGATACCGACGGGACGTTCCAACTCGCGGAGGGACGCGGGGTGGAGACCGCAGGATTGGACTCCGAGGAACTCGTCGGCCAATCGATCGACGACCGATACGAGGACCACCCCGACATCCTCGAAAACTGCCGTCGTGCGCTCTCGGGCGAGTTGGTGTGTGCGACCAGCGAAATGGAGGGTACGATCTACGACATCGTGTATCAACCCGTGTTCGACGCGGCGGGGGCGGTCGAACGCGTTATCGGCGTTGCGACGGACGTAACCCGACGGAAACGACACGAAGACGCCCTCGCCGCGCTCTCGGACGTCACGCGGGAACTGTTGGATTCGGAAACGTCGGACGAAGTGTGTACCGTCGCTGTCGAGGCGGCCGAGCGGTCGTTACACCTTCCGAAGACGACCATCGCGCTGTACGACGACTCCACGGGCGCGCTCCTCCCGGAGGCGGAGACGAGCGATGGTGGCCCGCTGCCGGACGAGGTGTTGGACGGGGACGGCATCGCGTGGACCTCGTTTACCGAGAACGAGGCCCGTTTCGACGGCGAACTGGTTTCGCTGCCGCTCGGGACACACGGGGTGTTCATAACGTCGATCACCGGCGACGCGGCGCTCGATATCGCCGAACTCTGTGCCGCCGCCGTCGAGTCGGCCCTCGGGCGGGCAAAGCGCCAGCGTCGACTGCAGGAACAGGAGACGACGCTCCGCCGACAGAACGCGGCGCTCGAACGACTCAACGAACTGAACGAAGGGATTCGGCGCATCGACCGGGCGCTCGTGGAGGCGAGAACGCGGGAGGAAATCGAAGTCGCCGTCTGTAGCCGCCTGACCAGTGGCGGACCGTATCGGTTCGCCTGGATCGGGATGGATGATCCGGCGACGGCAACCGTCGTTCCACACGAATCGGCGGGCGTCGAACGGGGATACCTCGACGCGATTACCATCAACACGAACGACGAAACGGCCGACCCCGCGGGGACCGCGCTTCGAACCGGGCGCGCACAGGTCGTTCAGGACGTCCTCCGTGGATCGCTCTCCGAACAGTGGCAGAGCGAGGCGCTGAAACGAGGATACCGGTCGTCCTGTGCGCTCCCGCTCCGCTACGGTGACGCGGTGTACGGCGTGCTTTCGGTCTACTCGGACCAGCCACGGACGTTCGACGAACTGGAACGGGCCGTCCTCGAAGACGTGAGCCAAACGATCGCGTACGCGATCAACGCCGTCGAGACGAAAAAGGCGTTGACGAGCGGCGAGGTCGTCGAACTCGAATTCGAAATCGGCGACCCCGGAGTGTTCTTCGTGGAACTCGCGACGGAGTTGGATTGCCGCGTCGAATTCACGGGTATCGTCTCGACGTCGGACGGCACGGTGACGACGTTCTTTACCGTCCGCGACGTCCCGGCCGACGACGTGTCGACCGTCGCGGCCCAATCGCTTGAAGTGATCGACATAGAGCAGGTGAGTAGCCGAAACGGCGCGTCGCTGTTCGCCGCGACGCTGACGGATTCGAGTTTCATCGGGACGCTCCTCGACCACGGTGCGGTTCCCGAGGCGTTCGTGGTCGGTCCCCTTCCCGGAACCATGGTCGTCAGGCTCCCGACGAACGCGGACGTTCGGACGTTCGTCGAGGTACTCAAAACACGGTTCCCCGACGTCACCCTTCGAAGTCGGCGACATCGGGAGAAGCCGGTCGTGTCCGACGACCTGAATACCACGCTCGCGGAGACGCTGACCGACCGCCAGCGGGAGGTGCTGGAGACGGCCTACTACAGCGGCTTCTTCGACTCGCCACGGAAGAGCACGGGTGAGGAGGTCGGTCGGTCGCTCGATATCTCACAGCCGACGTTCCAACACCATCTGCGAGCGGCCGAACGGAAACTGCTTCAGCGATTGTTACAATCGTAACCCGGCGGCGACCGTGTCTAGATAGATAGCCTCCCGCGTAATACCTCACGTTCAATCTAGCTGGAAGTGCCTTTACATAGTACACCTTCCGAGCAAGTATGGAAACGGAAGTAAAACGACAACCCTTGCGAGACGACGACCGGCTGAGTCTCGACGTGCTTTCGGCGGTAATGGAGAAGGCAGGGTACGAGGACGCGACCGAGTTCTCGACCTGTTTGTACGACGTGATCGATCCGGATGCGCTCGATTCGCTCTTTCATCGGCAGACGAAAGGAGGCCGTGTCGAGTTCGTGCTCGACGGCTATGAAGTTCGAGTCCACAGCAACGGGTTGGTGGAGGTAACCGAAGAGAACTGATGGACGAACTGTGATAGAACGAAACAAAGCGGTAGGCGACCAGCAAAACTGTGCTGTCTGTGGGGACGCCATCGATATCGAAGCGTGGCATCCGGTTCTCGCCGACACGGACTCGAACGGAACGCTTCGATTGTATCCGTTCTGTACGCCCGCCTGCCGAAACGAGTGGAATAGACACCGAAACGACCGATAACAGAGAATGAACGAAACACCCCCCAACGAGATAGAATACAGCGAATACGAGGACGAATACGGTACCGTGGCGATGTTCTACGACCCGGAGAATCACCAGGCGTGGATTCGTTCGAGCACGACGGTTTCCGTGCAACGGTAGCGGCTTTTCTGTGGGTTGATTTCGTGCGTGGATATGAATATATAGATCGTTGACCATCCTGCGGTATGGATCGAATCGTGTTCGGGCGGACGCTCGTCGACGGAACGCCGGACGATTCCGGGCCGAGGATCGAGGTGGATTCAGACTGCCCGACGTTGGCGAAACTCCGCGAAGCGACGGGACCGCTCAGGTCGAACCCGGTGACGGGTGAGTGGGGCGCAGGGCTCGTCTCCGCCGACGAAACCGACGGCGAGTACAGCATCAGTCTCGGAATCGTTCCCGCCGGTGCTGGCGGCCCGGACGAACACGTCCATCCGAACTGCGCCGAGCGGTTCGTCGTGGTCGAAGGGGAAGTCGTGTTCTCCGTCGACGGCGAGGACCGAACCCTGACCGCTGGCAACGGCGTGACGGTCTCCCCCGGCACGCCACACACGTTCCGGAACGATTCGGACTCGCTCGCGTCGTTCACCGTCGAAATCCGCCCGTCGGACCAAAC of Haladaptatus sp. R4 contains these proteins:
- a CDS encoding small ribosomal subunit Rsm22 family protein; its protein translation is MNPDQREQVLSNAKYLQDVRPVDPDEIAEYVEGTPHPAVVRQVLREELEPLGFVEREDGTFEPASDDPVRPEFRGVESFPETYGRKLEDLLVAEFGAGWPDGESGDELRRTIQRLKEDYFAQNPVEYDYRVALGYAIYHLPDYYAVAQYVLSELAGRGLLPGKLRVLDVGAGVGGPALGLHDFLPSETFVEYHAVEPSEAAEVLSAMLEETGENFHPTVHRETAEAFEPPEGSFDLVLFGNVLSELDDPEAVVRKYLDFLAPDGAMVAIAPADKNASIGLREVERSVSDRTTVFSPTLRLWSGEEPSDDCWSFDVKPELAVPPFQRRLDGGSSGTGTEDEPASTADAASAADGTNATTTTDVSNRDGIDASEYEFDADPDEDTDSRAADVSSRGIDASGYDVDGAKSSGDGDGSESGPDATEDGLDADAYESNGVRETESDSSPKVVTADELDSDGEFVNVDVQYSHVILRTDDVRRREFTSNRSVSAKMAEMDRHVTERVNLVAVKLSHSLSEEGENPVFKVSDGSESVGNFAVVTRETSLNRTLREAAYGSLLAFEDVLVLWNDDEKSYNLVVDERTVVDRR
- the surE gene encoding 5'/3'-nucleotidase SurE; protein product: MGDSLEILLTNDDGIDSPGIRALYESLQEVGNVTTVAPATDQSAVGRAMSYEVEVEEHEIGYAITGTPTDCVVAGLTEIGPYPDLVVSGCNNGANLGAYVLGRSGTVSAAVEAAFFDVPSIAVSLHVPNDLWPYDTSIEEYDVAADAATYLAEHALESGVFEGAEYLNVNAPMPNGESVPMEVTRPSHVYDMDTTNEAGVITLHDRTWEQMNDETLPDAEGTDRRAVFEGKVSVSPLTAPHTTHRHESLDELVTEYRF
- a CDS encoding bacterio-opsin activator domain-containing protein, yielding MSRTDIDQLALDILPVNVAVLDGDGTIIATNEAWEEFGRGNGLTDTTLDVNYLDVCDVADDRTADEVAAGIRAILAGDRSEFSLEYPCHSPDERRWFVMRAVDVTEGEDTYVVVAHMNVTERHERESEVERYEMIVRNVPVIFFVIDTDGTFQLAEGRGVETAGLDSEELVGQSIDDRYEDHPDILENCRRALSGELVCATSEMEGTIYDIVYQPVFDAAGAVERVIGVATDVTRRKRHEDALAALSDVTRELLDSETSDEVCTVAVEAAERSLHLPKTTIALYDDSTGALLPEAETSDGGPLPDEVLDGDGIAWTSFTENEARFDGELVSLPLGTHGVFITSITGDAALDIAELCAAAVESALGRAKRQRRLQEQETTLRRQNAALERLNELNEGIRRIDRALVEARTREEIEVAVCSRLTSGGPYRFAWIGMDDPATATVVPHESAGVERGYLDAITINTNDETADPAGTALRTGRAQVVQDVLRGSLSEQWQSEALKRGYRSSCALPLRYGDAVYGVLSVYSDQPRTFDELERAVLEDVSQTIAYAINAVETKKALTSGEVVELEFEIGDPGVFFVELATELDCRVEFTGIVSTSDGTVTTFFTVRDVPADDVSTVAAQSLEVIDIEQVSSRNGASLFAATLTDSSFIGTLLDHGAVPEAFVVGPLPGTMVVRLPTNADVRTFVEVLKTRFPDVTLRSRRHREKPVVSDDLNTTLAETLTDRQREVLETAYYSGFFDSPRKSTGEEVGRSLDISQPTFQHHLRAAERKLLQRLLQS
- a CDS encoding HalOD1 output domain-containing protein; this translates as METEVKRQPLRDDDRLSLDVLSAVMEKAGYEDATEFSTCLYDVIDPDALDSLFHRQTKGGRVEFVLDGYEVRVHSNGLVEVTEEN
- a CDS encoding cupin domain-containing protein; the protein is MDRIVFGRTLVDGTPDDSGPRIEVDSDCPTLAKLREATGPLRSNPVTGEWGAGLVSADETDGEYSISLGIVPAGAGGPDEHVHPNCAERFVVVEGEVVFSVDGEDRTLTAGNGVTVSPGTPHTFRNDSDSLASFTVEIRPSDQTRGVITTLFGLAHEGTVRDDGQPKFLRGMVLADSTAEDTYFTSPPRPVMKVLTTIFAPIGRALGYRAIEPKYAEESFWREHVEQPDWDEIDATRSTADD